In Lodderomyces elongisporus chromosome 1, complete sequence, a genomic segment contains:
- the GET1 gene encoding GET complex subunit get1 has product MLTLDIDPYTILVTSFLILAIQKLVTVIGKQKIQLYIWQIYTKYLSHSQSIKQFNLKQKEIKDLTKQQKSISAQDEYAKWTKINRALDKLKLEVQELNETIAGEKTRIDSITKLAITLISTLPIWFLRIFCRKTALLYIRKGILPAYLEWWLALPFFKSGTIGLTCWMFVVNSVLSNLIFLISFPFTQKVERPIKPKNEQKTES; this is encoded by the coding sequence ATGTTGACTCTCGATATAGATCCATACACAATACTTGTTACTAGTTTTCTCATCCTTGCTATACAGAAGCTAGTCACTGTGATTggtaaacaaaaaattcaattgtACATATGGCAGATCTACACAAAATACTTGTCACATAGCCAATCAATTAAGCAATTCAACCTCAAACAAAAGGAGATTAAGGACCTTACAAAACAGCAGAAACTGATTAGTGCACAGGATGAATATGCCAAATGGACGAAGATCAACCGGGCATTGGACAAACTAAAGCTCGAAGTGCAGGAGCTCAACGAGACGATTGCTGGAGAAAAGACTCGCATTGATAGTATCACGAAGTTGGCGATTACTTTGATTCTGACTTTAccaatttggtttttgcGCATATTTTGTCGAAAGACGGCATTGTTATACATCAGGAAAGGAATCTTGCCTGCATATCTAGAATGGTGGCTAGCATTGCCCTTTTTCAAGAGCGGTACAATTGGATTAACTTGCTGGATGTTTGTTGTCAATTCAGTCTTGAGCaatttaatctttttgattAGTTTCCCATTTACGCAGAAAGTTGAGAGACCAATTAAGCCAAAgaatgaacaaaaaacagaaagctAG
- the HIR1 gene encoding HIR complex subunit (BUSCO:EOG09260U6R) has protein sequence MTENKNIECYSVTINSNGTRLASGGLDGYIKIWDVQTINSFFRLSEQGTLAAKSKKTQVLSAPSSHDLNNATVATAATTSVETDHNDLDLPDKSLCRPLCSMSRHNGVVTSLKFSPDGRWLASGSDDKIVLIWEKDDTQRPKAFGVEQEDLEHWTVRKRLVAHDNDIQDICWSSDGNLLVTVGLDRSIIIWNAITFERIKRYDIHQSMVKGIVFDPANKFFATASDDRTVRIFRYHKKLNEYNKYEFQMEHVVVDPFKKSPLTSYFRRMSWSPDGQHIAVPNATNGPVPSVAIINRGNWGSDVSLIGHEAPVEVCSFSPSLFQASDSLDDEKKTEELKFQTILATGGQDRTLAIWSTSNSKPIVVCSDIVYNSITDICWSPDGETLYFSCLDGSITCVRFEIGELGKVISADLIDKQLNKYGTDRESTILPESVEQLQLEEKAKDARALSLRSMMPLQNRPQKGSDTKAAAAATPLNSTLKTAPGPTPLSATAKQPSSQVLVPSVAIDTARLRKQIVTITKSGKKRVAPLLVSSSSSSSSAISSSSSSSYSHLSNAALTQSSSSSLPNSSSSKPREEVFASKKRKLLANSSKLSHPTYNLPKAGISTVVCGIKRRDLINATVSEEQQGMNNDFDDLSGVALQDNTNNNASQLSESALRRLKNKEKRKILEKRYPTTFRDVTHLPQQLFSSVALQNRELSKIYKAYANNKDVSSEISAGSSIEFDEDLVFSVVLAKINHKQIANADLMLDDVENITTTIEIRNGKPWSMDGCDHNSVDRDFDDPTKVVVYNNDPNDNENKRQFTLFFPFRIQSVMPIVDEHEDGGDIGNSGKSVSLRFFVLFSFNGSIQIVSAQSGRYILPTIELHENVVFAKYRKDHLLVLTRSGLFYGWNLRTLKAYMKKVSIAPVLNSTDLSEMSNRSILTPMVKSIEMNDTNGLPYVLTDASSSIYGYSLDMRCWVSIFDSWYYNVADETCLKNISIDLGFKEIFMRSEMQQKEDALMGKINTYKFPKKSENIRNKLKEVMQTRLEESVELI, from the exons atga CcgagaacaaaaacattgaATGTTACTCTGTGACTATAAATAGCAATGGTACGCGTTTGGCTTCAGGAGGACTAGATGGCTATATCAAGATATGGGATGTGCAAACCATAAATCTGTTTTTTAGATTACTGGAACAAGGTACACTCGCAgccaaaagtaaaaagacGCAAGTATTATCCGCACCTTCATCACACGATTTGAATAATGCAACAgtagcaacagcagcaacaaccagTGTCGAAACAGATCATAACGACCTAGATTTGCCAGACAAGTCGCTTTGTCGACCGCTATGCTCAATGTCTAGACACAATGGAGTGGTGACTTCACTCAAGTTTTCGCCAGATGGACGTTGGTTAGCCAGTGGTTCAGATGATAAAATTGTACTTATATGGGAGAAAGATGATACACAGCGACCGAAAGCATTTGGTGTTGAACAAGAAGATCTTGAGCATTGGACGGTGAGAAAAAGGCTTGTTGCCCATGATAATGATATCCAGGATATCTGTTGGTCTCTGGATGGCAATTTGCTAGTCACTGTGGGGCTCGATCGATCAATAATAATCTGGAATGCAATTACTTTTGAAAGAATCAAGCGGTACGATATCCATCAGTCCATGGTCAAGGGTATTGTGTTTGACCCTGCGAATAAATTTTTTGCCACTGCGTCGGATGATAGAACCGTGAGGATATTTAGATACCACAAAAAGTTGAACGAGTACAACAAGTATGAATTCCAAATGGAGCACGTTGTGGTTGACCCATTTAAGAAGTCGCCATTGACATCATATTTTAGAAGGATGAGTTGGTCACCGGATGGCCAGCATATTGCAGTGCCCAATGCTACAAATGGGCCAGTTCCTTCTGTTGCAATTATTAATCGAGGTAATTGGGGCTCTGACGTTTCCCTCATTGGTCATGAGGCACCAGTAGAAGTGTGTTCATTTTCTCCAAGCTTATTCCAAGCTCTGGATAGTTTGGATGATGAGAAAAAAACTGAAGAGTTAAAATTTCAAACTATTTTAGCAACGGGTGGGCAAGACAGGACTTTGGCGATTTGGTCCACTTCCAATTCAAAGCCCATTGTTGTTTGTCTGGATATCGTATACAACTCTATTACAGATATTTGCTGGTCGCCTGATGGTGAGACCTTATATTTCAGTTGTTTAGACGGCTCCATCACGTGTGTACGATTTGAAATCGGTGAATTGGGTAAAGTCATTAGTGCTGATTTGATCGACAAGCAGTTGAACAAATACGGAACGGATAGGGAGTCTACTATATTACCAGAAAGTGTTGAGCAGTTGCAATTAGAagagaaagcaaaagacGCGAGAGCATTATCGTTGAGGCTGATGATGCCTTTGCAAAACCGGCCACAAAAGGGGTCTGATAcaaaagcagcagcagcagctacTCCTTTAAATCTGACATTGAAAACTGCGCCAGGGCCAACACCTTTATCCGCAACGGCTAAACAACCCTCTAGTCAGGTGCTCGTTCCATCAGTTGCAATAGACACTGCTCGTCTCCGGAAGCAAATTGTGACGATAACCAAGTCTGGAAAAAAGCGAGTAGCGCCTTTGCTTgtctcatcatcatcatcatcatcgtcggcaatctcctcttcttcctcctcgtCGTACTCACATTTATCTAATGCAGCCTTAACACAATCGCTGTCTTCATCTTTACCAAATTCAAGCTCGAGTAAACCAAGAGAAGAAGTGTTTGCTCTGAAGAAACGTAAACTTCTCGCAAACTCTTCAAAATTGTCACATCCGACATACAATCTCCCCAAGGCAGGTATTTCAACAGTTGTGTGCGGTATCAAGAGACGTGATTTAATTAATGCAACGGTGTCTGAAGAGCAGCAAGGAATGAATAATGATTTTGACGATTTAAGCGGGGTTGCTCTACAGGACAatactaataataatgCATCGCAGCTTTCGGAGTCTGCCCTTCGACGATTGAAAAATAAGGAGAAACGAAAAATCTTGGAAAAAAGATATCCCACAACCTTTCGAGACGTTACACACTTGCCGCAGCAATTGTTCAGTAGTGTTGCTTTGCAGAATCGCGAATTGAGTAAGATATACAAGGCATACGCCAACAATAAGGATGTGCTGAGTGAAATCTCGGCAGGTTCCTCGATTGAGTTTGATGAGGATTTAGTATTTTCAGTTGTGTTGGCAAAAATCAACCATAAACAAATTGCTAATGCAGACTTGATGCTCGACGATGTTGAAAATATAACTACAACTATTGAAATTAGGAATGGAAAGCCATGGAGTATGGATGGATGTGACCATAATCTGGTGGATCGAGATTTTGATGATCCAACAAAGGTTGTTGTCTACAATAATGATCCAaatgataatgaaaataagCGACAATTTACTTTATTCTTCCCATTTCGGATACAGCTGGTTATGccaattgttgatgaacATGAAGATGGAGGTGATATTGGTAACAGTGGTAAAAGCGTCTCACTTCGATTTTTTGTCCTCTTTTCATTCAATGGTAGTATACAAATTGTATCTGCACAAAGTGGTCGTTATATTTTGCCTACTATAGAATTGCATGAGAATGTGGTGTTTGCCAAGTATAGAAAGGACCATTTATTGGTGTTGACGAGGTCTGGGTTGTTCTATGGTTGGAATTTGAGAACATTGAAAGCATATATGAAGAAAGTGTCCATTGCGCCAGTGTTGAACTCGACAGATTTAAGCGAGATGTCCAACCGCAGTATACTCACTCCCATGGTGAAAAGTATAGAAATGAATGATACCAATGGTCTACCGTATGTGTTGACCGATGCTAGCAGCAGCATCTACGGTTATTCACTAGACATGAGGTGCTGGGTCAGTATTTTCGATTCTTGGTACTACAATGTTGCTGATGAAACTTGTCTCAAGAACATTAGCATCGATTTGGGATTCAAAGAGATTTTTATGAGACTGGAGAtgcaacaaaaagaagatgcaTTGATGGGCAAGATCAATACATACAAGTTCCCCAAGAAATCAGAAAATATAAGAAACAAACTTAAAGAGGTGATGCAAACACGTTTAGAAGAATCGGTTGAGTTAATATGA